A region from the Spiroplasma taiwanense CT-1 genome encodes:
- a CDS encoding folate family ECF transporter S component, with protein sequence MNWYLITNIVGGISTLLILLISLSIENFSFKKISIRHLTIIALFASCSAIMTGLSYKIPPIFGNISIALGDWLIFLLGVLFGPLCGVISGICTDTLMSVLLPSSYGYHAGYMFGKCLLGFFGALVYLTKSENKILLKIIILYSLSYIFQSLVLNQIWMMSWKGNAAWVDLVVKLIKLPITLPIYISITYIIFKSIKPLLNRWTYENVWCYRHVNKNIQIS encoded by the coding sequence ATGAATTGATATTTAATTACAAATATTGTGGGGGGAATTAGTACATTACTAATATTATTAATTTCACTTTCCATTGAAAATTTTTCTTTTAAAAAAATTAGCATAAGACATTTAACAATAATAGCATTATTTGCAAGTTGTAGTGCAATTATGACAGGTCTTTCATATAAAATACCCCCAATTTTTGGCAATATTTCTATTGCGTTAGGAGATTGATTAATTTTTTTACTTGGTGTCTTATTTGGGCCTTTATGTGGAGTAATTTCAGGAATTTGTACAGATACTTTAATGTCTGTATTATTACCTAGTAGTTATGGCTATCATGCAGGATATATGTTTGGAAAATGTTTACTTGGTTTTTTTGGAGCCTTAGTATATTTAACAAAATCAGAAAATAAAATCTTATTAAAAATCATTATTTTATATTCTTTAAGCTATATTTTTCAAAGTTTAGTTTTGAATCAAATATGAATGATGAGTTGAAAAGGAAATGCAGCGTGAGTTGATTTAGTTGTTAAACTAATAAAATTACCAATAACATTACCTATTTATATTTCTATTACTTATATTATTTTTAAATCAATTAAACCATTATTAAATAGATGAACTTATGAAAATGTTTGATGCTATAGACATGTAAATAAGAATATTCAAATAAGCTAA
- a CDS encoding MurR/RpiR family transcriptional regulator, translating into MISYYEIIENISKGDKNSNNALIAKNIVENFLKGVVLPQNELAIKCYLSKSSITKFCKKINLDGYRKLTYHLKNEIEKFLEHNNNIPKVEGISYCELYFYGIKEIIDNNIDFMQEIINKINEYRKITIVFSYSLFSYE; encoded by the coding sequence ATGATAAGCTATTATGAAATAATTGAGAATATTTCAAAAGGAGATAAGAATTCTAATAATGCTTTAATTGCAAAAAATATTGTGGAAAATTTTTTAAAAGGTGTTGTATTACCACAAAATGAATTAGCTATAAAATGCTACTTATCAAAGTCGTCTATTACAAAATTTTGTAAAAAAATAAATTTAGATGGATATAGAAAATTAACTTATCATTTGAAAAATGAAATTGAAAAATTTTTGGAACATAATAATAATATTCCAAAAGTAGAGGGAATTAGTTATTGTGAACTATATTTTTATGGAATTAAAGAGATAATTGATAATAATATTGATTTCATGCAAGAGATCATAAATAAAATAAACGAATATAGAAAAATTACAATTGTTTTCTCTTATTCATTATTTTCATATGAGTAA
- a CDS encoding PTS transporter subunit EIIB, whose amino-acid sequence MKKFLFLGNQNYKNPYNCMTRFRANIIDKSLVNIDELKKLI is encoded by the coding sequence TTGAAAAAATTTTTATTTTTAGGAAATCAAAATTATAAGAATCCTTATAATTGTATGACAAGATTTCGTGCAAATATTATTGATAAATCATTAGTTAATATTGATGAACTTAAAAAATTAATTTAG
- a CDS encoding beta-glucoside PTS system IIABC component, with translation MILNYSWFILWFALAPIASLIEFVLFKLLTLIGNIPYGFGTALFAFLWQPLVIIGWHTPLGVAIDTSISSGTPQLLGTVNVTPYWGQLGAVVALAIITKNMSLRKMAFATVPAGIFGITEPIIYGVNLPRVKPFIYGCVAASVRRFLIENLDLDMDIMGTFGILSILRFNDSAWSINPEFNHAINYSQGAEIGLVFLTWSITFTVGFLITFFFYKERKNELSYFKKAINKIIKFTNSENKKDVLKNFQKQLESIKNSEINYKKTEKYYSQISKIEVKLAIIEEKKSKIRNNIFKKLNQLKLKLQFKENEKLYNKFQILNNKYSTFGYDTEKNKLQNELTSVISDYKQNLNDFNNFKEEIILETKQILKKFKLNKNQSEQVQNIMWNAINSVEICFEIFDSKNVNFKKREQ, from the coding sequence TTGATTCTCAATTACAGTTGGTTTATTTTATGATTTGCATTAGCTCCAATAGCAAGTCTGATTGAGTTTGTTTTATTTAAACTATTAACTTTAATTGGAAATATTCCTTATGGTTTTGGTACAGCATTATTTGCTTTTCTATGGCAACCACTAGTAATAATTGGTTGGCATACACCATTAGGCGTTGCAATAGATACTTCAATTAGCAGTGGAACACCCCAATTATTAGGTACAGTTAATGTTACTCCATATTGAGGGCAATTAGGTGCAGTGGTTGCTTTAGCAATTATTACGAAAAATATGTCATTAAGAAAAATGGCTTTTGCTACTGTTCCGGCAGGAATTTTTGGTATAACTGAACCAATTATCTATGGAGTAAATTTACCAAGAGTAAAACCTTTTATATATGGATGTGTTGCAGCCTCCGTTAGGCGATTTTTAATTGAAAATTTAGATTTAGATATGGATATTATGGGAACATTTGGAATTTTAAGTATACTTCGTTTTAATGATAGTGCTTGGAGTATAAATCCAGAATTTAATCATGCTATTAATTATAGTCAAGGAGCAGAAATTGGATTAGTATTTTTAACATGAAGTATAACTTTTACAGTAGGTTTTCTAATTACATTCTTCTTTTATAAAGAAAGAAAAAATGAGTTAAGTTATTTTAAAAAAGCAATAAACAAAATTATTAAATTTACAAATAGTGAAAATAAAAAAGATGTACTTAAAAACTTTCAAAAACAGTTAGAAAGTATAAAAAATTCAGAAATAAACTATAAAAAAACTGAAAAATATTATTCACAAATAAGTAAAATTGAGGTGAAATTAGCAATAATTGAAGAAAAAAAATCTAAAATAAGAAATAATATTTTTAAAAAATTAAATCAATTAAAATTAAAACTTCAATTTAAAGAAAATGAAAAACTATATAATAAATTTCAAATTTTAAACAATAAATATTCAACTTTTGGATATGATACTGAAAAAAATAAACTTCAAAATGAATTGACATCAGTAATTTCAGATTATAAGCAAAATTTAAATGATTTTAATAATTTTAAAGAAGAAATTATATTAGAAACTAAACAAATATTAAAAAAATTTAAATTAAATAAAAATCAAAGTGAGCAAGTTCAAAATATAATGTGAAATGCAATTAATAGTGTTGAAATTTGTTTTGAAATCTTTGATTCCAAAAATGTGAATTTTAAAAAAAGAGAGCAATAA
- the hprK gene encoding HPr(Ser) kinase/phosphatase, with protein MSKLYASKLIEQFNLEILSGKGKIKNLIEVYGINRAGLELTGFFEDGEKSHRIIVMSTKENSYVLNFSAEERREKYKKLFSQNIPLIIITQKFEDKIVIDVAKELNILLVKTKNNSTSDFTQNILEFMDDYFAPVIEIHASFISIFGKGVLLIGESGIGKSEITLDLLKANHLFVGDDRIVVTKKFNEIFGKSHEILKNLVEVRGIGIIDVSKTNGYQVILDKSKIDIVIELLKFKKDGIDYSERLGADFEKYELLGVQVPYLKIPVTSGRNIPNIIEAAVAKLKIKESGLYQDEATLLTERALKFNND; from the coding sequence ATGAGTAAGTTATATGCAAGTAAATTAATTGAGCAATTTAATTTAGAAATTTTATCTGGTAAAGGTAAAATAAAAAACTTAATTGAAGTTTATGGAATAAATAGAGCAGGTTTAGAATTGACTGGTTTTTTTGAAGATGGTGAAAAATCACACAGAATAATTGTAATGTCAACAAAAGAAAATAGTTATGTTTTAAATTTTAGTGCAGAAGAAAGAAGGGAAAAATATAAGAAACTTTTTTCACAAAATATTCCCTTAATAATAATTACTCAAAAATTTGAAGATAAAATTGTAATAGATGTTGCAAAGGAACTTAATATTCTTTTAGTAAAAACTAAAAATAATTCAACAAGTGATTTTACTCAAAACATTTTAGAGTTTATGGATGATTATTTTGCACCAGTCATTGAAATTCATGCTTCTTTTATAAGTATTTTTGGAAAAGGTGTTTTATTAATTGGTGAGTCTGGTATTGGTAAATCTGAAATAACATTAGATTTATTAAAAGCAAATCACCTTTTTGTTGGTGATGACAGAATAGTTGTTACAAAAAAATTTAATGAAATTTTTGGTAAAAGCCATGAAATATTAAAAAATCTTGTTGAAGTAAGAGGAATAGGAATTATTGATGTTTCAAAAACAAATGGTTATCAAGTAATTTTGGATAAAAGCAAAATTGATATAGTTATTGAGTTATTGAAGTTTAAAAAAGATGGCATTGATTATTCAGAAAGATTGGGAGCAGATTTTGAAAAGTATGAACTTTTGGGAGTTCAAGTTCCATATTTAAAAATTCCAGTTACATCAGGAAGAAATATTCCAAATATTATTGAAGCTGCAGTTGCAAAATTAAAAATAAAGGAAAGTGGACTATATCAAGATGAAGCAACACTTTTAACTGAAAGAGCACTGAAATTTAATAATGATTAA
- a CDS encoding prolipoprotein diacylglyceryl transferase family protein — protein sequence MINFLSDIWVNGNPIPDYYDYGSGKYADPLSFLYSIFVLIGVFSVIITSAIRLHMRGIPLKEFLNGIYIALPLGVIGASIFGKLGSSGEDWKIYRLIFFWEPGMSFFGSMLVGGSAAFLWFWYKKRITRISIYTYSDCIVPNILLGQSIGRWGNLFNHEIMGRAIEDSKMSSITWLPDWIWHRLFYFYNPSNGQEPLKVLQFHEPLFLYESLLTLFLWFLLIFVFSNLDKWFSKKPWKIDPYAFPCKQNKICKFLDESKIINYQTQIPIKYNKNSLEQLSLSKKWVWRKAYLLYEPNIIDVENQQNYIYDQKIKRVKANEKFNQIKLKKHQEFEKIKLKFKKNKIGKEKYKEDIKILNDKYKNDLSKFRKNKSILISFLKRDSKKLYNLNNPNNYFVIHCGFLTGIYICAYTIIRFILDKFRNPYEISVKMNPLLNYLSLTGILIIGIIIMVCAQFIAPKKWREVGWLYEKSY from the coding sequence ATGATTAATTTTTTAAGTGATATTTGGGTAAATGGCAATCCAATTCCTGACTATTATGATTATGGTAGTGGTAAATATGCAGATCCACTTTCCTTTTTATATTCTATTTTTGTATTAATTGGAGTTTTCTCAGTTATTATTACTTCAGCTATTAGATTACATATGAGAGGAATTCCTTTAAAGGAATTTTTAAATGGTATTTATATTGCATTGCCTTTAGGTGTTATTGGAGCAAGTATTTTTGGAAAGTTAGGCTCATCAGGAGAAGATTGAAAAATTTATAGATTAATATTTTTTTGAGAACCAGGAATGAGTTTTTTTGGTTCGATGCTTGTAGGTGGAAGTGCTGCATTTTTATGATTTTGATATAAAAAAAGAATAACAAGAATTTCTATTTATACCTATTCAGATTGTATTGTTCCAAATATACTATTAGGACAATCAATTGGAAGGTGAGGTAATTTATTTAATCATGAAATAATGGGTAGAGCAATTGAGGACTCAAAAATGTCTTCAATTACTTGATTACCTGATTGAATTTGACATAGATTATTTTATTTTTATAATCCAAGCAATGGTCAAGAACCATTAAAAGTTCTTCAATTTCATGAACCATTATTTCTATATGAATCTCTTTTAACATTATTTTTATGATTTTTATTAATTTTTGTTTTTTCAAATTTAGATAAATGATTTAGTAAAAAACCTTGAAAAATTGATCCATATGCATTTCCTTGTAAACAAAATAAAATATGTAAATTTTTAGATGAATCAAAAATTATAAATTATCAAACTCAAATTCCTATAAAATATAATAAAAATTCATTAGAACAATTAAGTTTATCAAAAAAATGAGTTTGAAGGAAAGCATATTTATTATATGAACCAAACATCATTGATGTGGAAAATCAACAAAATTATATTTACGATCAAAAAATTAAAAGAGTTAAAGCAAATGAAAAATTTAATCAAATTAAATTAAAAAAACATCAAGAATTTGAAAAAATAAAGTTGAAATTTAAAAAAAATAAAATAGGTAAAGAAAAATATAAAGAAGATATTAAAATATTAAATGACAAATATAAAAATGATTTATCAAAATTTAGAAAAAATAAAAGTATATTGATTTCTTTTTTGAAAAGAGATTCAAAAAAATTATATAATCTAAATAATCCAAATAATTATTTTGTAATTCATTGTGGATTTTTAACTGGAATATATATATGTGCATATACAATTATAAGATTTATTTTAGATAAATTTAGAAATCCATATGAAATTTCAGTAAAAATGAATCCATTATTAAATTATTTATCATTAACAGGTATTTTAATTATTGGAATAATTATAATGGTTTGTGCTCAATTTATAGCACCTAAAAAGTGAAGAGAGGTAGGATGATTATATGAAAAATCTTATTAA
- the trxB gene encoding thioredoxin-disulfide reductase, translated as MKNLINNLDYDLIIAGAGPAGLSAAIYAGRAGLNVLVLEKEAPGGKVIKTGEIENYPGFTNIQGPDLAMHFFEQATSMGAKYEFSGLKSFEKKEIFYVLLENKKTITSKALIIATGTKENLLGVPGEIELYGKGVSYCAVCDGSFYKEKPVVVVGGGYSAIEESIFLTRFVSKVYLIHRRKDFRVDNKTLNKAKSIEKIEFILDSIVESIEGTNKVESVKIKNLLNNEIKKLEVNAIFPFIGQYPITNFISQNEILDENKNIIGDENMRTKIEGLFVAGDVRVTPFRQIATAVADGALAGQNAVNYIENLE; from the coding sequence ATGAAAAATCTTATTAATAATCTTGATTATGATTTAATAATAGCTGGGGCAGGACCTGCGGGATTAAGTGCAGCAATTTATGCAGGAAGAGCAGGACTAAATGTTTTGGTTCTAGAAAAAGAAGCACCAGGAGGTAAAGTTATCAAAACAGGAGAAATTGAAAATTATCCTGGTTTTACAAATATACAAGGCCCTGATTTAGCAATGCATTTTTTTGAACAAGCAACTTCAATGGGAGCTAAATATGAATTTTCAGGACTTAAAAGTTTTGAAAAAAAAGAAATTTTTTATGTTTTACTTGAAAATAAAAAAACAATTACTTCAAAAGCATTAATTATTGCTACGGGAACGAAAGAAAATTTACTTGGAGTGCCAGGAGAAATAGAATTATATGGTAAAGGAGTATCATATTGTGCTGTTTGTGATGGAAGTTTTTATAAGGAAAAACCTGTTGTTGTAGTCGGTGGAGGTTATTCTGCAATAGAAGAATCAATTTTTTTAACAAGATTTGTTTCTAAAGTATATTTAATACATAGAAGAAAAGACTTTAGAGTAGATAATAAAACTTTAAATAAAGCAAAATCAATTGAAAAAATCGAATTTATTTTAGATAGTATTGTAGAATCAATTGAAGGAACAAATAAAGTTGAATCTGTTAAAATTAAAAATCTTTTAAATAATGAAATTAAGAAACTAGAAGTAAATGCAATTTTTCCATTTATTGGTCAATATCCAATAACTAATTTTATTAGTCAAAATGAAATTCTTGATGAAAATAAAAATATTATTGGAGATGAGAACATGAGAACAAAAATAGAGGGTTTATTTGTTGCAGGAGATGTAAGAGTTACTCCATTTAGACAGATAGCAACAGCTGTTGCTGATGGAGCCTTAGCGGGTCAAAATGCTGTTAACTATATTGAAAACCTTGAATAA
- a CDS encoding prolipoprotein diacylglyceryl transferase family protein, whose translation MFLNWNSKDWSAVSDMWTVRDDYGFFHVYAFTMTIGVISAISISAIKLYIKGVPLKELWIGASIIVPFSLLGASFFGKLNADGPGQNAQGTSFWGLFAFWKAGMAIHGGVYCGALVGIVIFYFLGRKTRVSLWTYGDAIIPNILIGQGIGRWGNFFNHELYGQPIAKWFVESSNEIKQTNALSWLPQFIRENMVWEYRGSGGSLNGLELISGEKYLMAPIFLYESFFLILSWAIITFLISFIGRWFGKKPWKINPEKYSFNLKVSYIWKQAVFANHDEKNVNEYNENINQIKDSNWIKRKWKQGELLVTTNNPYKYLTVKAGVEMGVYFFSWNIVRLILEIDRAEDHLFLMYQRGLSLALISLTAILGIILIIIAQWVSPYLFRQPGYVYEQEYFYTKAVIEKIVKDKSVSNEKKLKQKLKEKKIKEKLEKKMDKK comes from the coding sequence ATGTTTTTAAATTGAAATAGTAAAGATTGATCAGCTGTGAGTGATATGTGAACGGTAAGAGATGATTATGGTTTTTTTCATGTTTATGCATTTACAATGACTATTGGAGTTATATCAGCAATAAGTATATCTGCTATTAAACTTTATATAAAAGGAGTTCCATTAAAAGAATTATGAATTGGGGCCTCAATTATTGTTCCATTTTCTTTATTAGGAGCAAGTTTTTTTGGAAAATTAAATGCAGATGGACCAGGTCAAAATGCTCAGGGCACTTCTTTTTGAGGATTATTTGCATTTTGAAAAGCAGGAATGGCAATTCATGGGGGAGTATATTGTGGTGCTCTTGTTGGTATAGTTATATTTTATTTTTTAGGAAGAAAAACGAGAGTTTCTTTATGAACTTATGGAGATGCTATTATACCAAATATTTTAATAGGACAGGGAATTGGACGTTGAGGTAATTTTTTTAATCATGAACTTTATGGTCAACCAATTGCAAAGTGATTTGTAGAATCTTCAAATGAAATTAAGCAAACAAATGCACTATCTTGATTACCACAGTTTATTAGAGAAAATATGGTTTGAGAATATAGAGGTTCTGGTGGTTCGCTAAATGGTCTCGAATTAATTAGCGGAGAAAAATATTTAATGGCACCAATTTTCCTTTATGAATCTTTTTTTCTAATTTTATCTTGAGCAATTATTACATTTTTAATTTCTTTTATTGGTAGATGATTTGGAAAAAAACCTTGAAAAATTAATCCTGAAAAGTATTCATTTAATTTAAAAGTATCATATATTTGAAAGCAAGCAGTTTTTGCAAATCATGATGAAAAAAATGTTAATGAATATAATGAAAATATTAATCAAATCAAAGATAGTAATTGAATTAAAAGAAAATGAAAACAAGGGGAATTACTTGTAACAACTAATAATCCATATAAATATTTAACAGTAAAAGCTGGTGTTGAAATGGGTGTTTACTTTTTCTCTTGAAATATTGTTAGATTAATTTTGGAAATTGACAGAGCAGAAGATCATTTATTTTTAATGTATCAAAGGGGACTTTCATTAGCGTTAATTTCATTAACAGCAATTTTAGGAATTATTTTAATTATAATTGCACAATGAGTTAGTCCATATCTTTTTAGACAACCTGGTTATGTTTACGAACAGGAATATTTTTATACAAAAGCTGTAATTGAAAAAATTGTTAAAGATAAATCTGTTTCAAATGAAAAAAAATTAAAACAAAAATTAAAAGAGAAAAAAATAAAAGAAAAACTTGAAAAAAAAATGGACAAGAAATAG
- the whiA gene encoding DNA-binding protein WhiA: MSFSLEVKEEILNHTFTDKQKNMLISGFIKYNGDLIFGNDGAALRLTSNSNNIIRNIYSILKYVYKKNINISIIQTQNLSKKKIYQLLLIEDIMAFLKNYLIYDDEKLEKIVEIPLFQKNLKEKQSLIRAYVSGIFIAIGSVNSPDTTNYHLELQFKDEFSAIYFCEITNLFNFNFKIFRKKNTYMCYIKKSIEISDFLKFIDASRAVLKFETTRINRDFNNNINRMMNIDIYNQQKTLFAGAKQIEQINIIIQKGLFNELSEKAQLLATIRLENPDSSFSELEIILNDRNVKITKSGISNLFKIISRLAESIGV, encoded by the coding sequence ATGTCTTTTTCCTTAGAAGTTAAAGAAGAAATTTTAAATCATACCTTTACTGATAAACAAAAAAACATGCTTATTTCAGGTTTTATTAAATATAATGGTGACTTAATTTTTGGAAATGATGGGGCAGCATTAAGATTAACAAGTAATAGTAATAATATAATTAGAAATATTTATTCTATTTTGAAGTATGTTTATAAAAAAAATATTAATATTTCTATTATTCAAACTCAAAATTTATCAAAAAAAAAGATATATCAATTACTTTTGATAGAAGACATAATGGCTTTTCTAAAAAATTACTTAATTTATGATGATGAAAAATTAGAAAAAATTGTTGAAATCCCATTGTTTCAAAAGAATTTAAAAGAAAAACAAAGTTTAATAAGAGCTTATGTATCAGGAATTTTTATTGCGATAGGAAGTGTAAATTCTCCAGATACCACAAACTATCATTTAGAATTACAATTTAAAGATGAATTTTCAGCAATTTATTTTTGTGAAATTACTAATTTATTTAACTTTAACTTTAAAATATTTAGGAAAAAAAACACCTATATGTGTTATATTAAAAAATCAATAGAAATTTCTGATTTTTTAAAATTTATTGATGCTTCACGAGCTGTTTTAAAATTTGAAACTACAAGAATTAATAGAGACTTTAATAATAATATAAATAGAATGATGAATATCGATATTTATAATCAACAAAAAACATTATTTGCTGGTGCAAAACAAATTGAACAAATTAATATAATAATTCAAAAGGGCTTATTTAACGAATTATCAGAAAAAGCGCAGTTACTAGCGACAATTCGTTTAGAAAATCCAGATAGTTCTTTTTCAGAATTAGAAATAATATTAAATGATAGAAATGTAAAAATTACTAAATCAGGAATAAGTAATTTATTTAAAATAATTTCTAGATTAGCAGAAAGTATTGGTGTATAA
- a CDS encoding helix-turn-helix domain-containing protein, producing the protein MKREKLITIFSSNMKNIRQRQELTQEELSFRCGLHRNYISDTERGKRNVTLKAIEKISSGLNVKVIELFKEIEK; encoded by the coding sequence ATGAAACGAGAAAAATTAATTACTATATTTAGTAGTAATATGAAAAATATAAGACAAAGACAAGAGTTAACTCAAGAAGAATTAAGTTTTAGATGTGGATTACATAGAAATTATATTTCAGATACTGAAAGAGGAAAAAGAAATGTAACTTTAAAGGCAATTGAAAAAATTTCATCTGGATTAAATGTTAAAGTTATTGAATTATTTAAAGAAATTGAAAAATAA
- a CDS encoding rhodanese-like domain-containing protein — protein MQWLDIIFKFIEKIFKTNSFRKKYKTKNIKKLTTLLKSKKWQIIDIRNQISFNEHHLEGTINIPITAFNFKFFKLIDKNHNILIINEDPRSHLSIYKKLNTRGFKVFILNEKYKNIRNDISFDKYTKVVIY, from the coding sequence ATGCAATGATTAGATATTATATTTAAGTTTATTGAAAAAATTTTTAAAACAAATTCTTTTAGAAAAAAATATAAAACAAAAAATATTAAAAAACTAACAACTTTACTTAAAAGTAAAAAATGGCAAATAATTGATATTAGAAATCAAATTTCGTTTAATGAACATCACCTTGAAGGAACAATCAATATACCAATTACAGCTTTTAATTTTAAATTTTTTAAATTAATTGATAAAAATCACAATATTCTTATAATCAATGAAGATCCAAGAAGTCATTTGTCAATTTATAAAAAACTAAATACAAGGGGATTTAAAGTTTTTATTCTAAATGAGAAATATAAAAATATTAGAAATGATATTAGCTTTGATAAGTATACTAAAGTTGTAATTTACTAA
- the secG gene encoding preprotein translocase subunit SecG, which translates to MLFLATASERELANQIIFGFEIVALIAAFLMIVVGLIQNKSSQTGLSALNGGNDELFSNSKERGTDKTMSIWMFSLGICLFIITIVIGIISNTVLK; encoded by the coding sequence ATGTTATTTTTAGCAACAGCTTCAGAAAGAGAACTAGCTAATCAAATAATATTTGGATTTGAAATAGTTGCCTTAATTGCAGCGTTTTTAATGATTGTTGTTGGATTAATTCAAAATAAAAGTTCACAAACTGGTTTAAGTGCATTAAATGGTGGTAATGATGAATTGTTTTCAAACTCTAAAGAAAGAGGAACAGATAAAACAATGTCTATATGGATGTTTAGTTTAGGCATATGTTTATTTATAATTACAATAGTCATAGGAATAATTTCAAACACTGTTTTAAAATAA